From Camelina sativa cultivar DH55 chromosome 20, Cs, whole genome shotgun sequence, the proteins below share one genomic window:
- the LOC104768555 gene encoding phytosulfokines 5-like isoform X1, which yields MEKKLGIMFFLFVVLLILQFSELRTAHQRSLQGDNEEEKGNKNDNWVWAKATQADKASEMAQELSQLMGEEKCEERDEECTKRRMITESHLDYIYTQSHDKP from the exons atggaaaagaaacTTGGGATTATGTTCTTCCTTTTTGTagttcttcttattcttcagTTCTCTGAGCTTCGTACGGCTCATCAACGTTCTTTGCAAGGGGATAACGAAG aagaaaaaggaaacaagaatgATAATTGGGTTTGGGCTAAGGCTACACAAGCAGATAAGGCTTCTGAGATGGCCCAAGAATTATCCcag CTGATGGGTGAAGAGAAGTGTGAGGAGAGGGATGAAGAGTGTACGAAGAGAAGGATGATCACTGAATCTCACTTGGACTACATCTACACTCAAAGCCACGACAAGCCTTAA
- the LOC104768555 gene encoding phytosulfokines 5-like isoform X2 gives MEKKLGIMFFLFVVLLILQFSELRTAHQRSLQGDNEEKGNKNDNWVWAKATQADKASEMAQELSQLMGEEKCEERDEECTKRRMITESHLDYIYTQSHDKP, from the exons atggaaaagaaacTTGGGATTATGTTCTTCCTTTTTGTagttcttcttattcttcagTTCTCTGAGCTTCGTACGGCTCATCAACGTTCTTTGCAAGGGGATAACGAAG aaaaaggaaacaagaatgATAATTGGGTTTGGGCTAAGGCTACACAAGCAGATAAGGCTTCTGAGATGGCCCAAGAATTATCCcag CTGATGGGTGAAGAGAAGTGTGAGGAGAGGGATGAAGAGTGTACGAAGAGAAGGATGATCACTGAATCTCACTTGGACTACATCTACACTCAAAGCCACGACAAGCCTTAA
- the LOC104772111 gene encoding putative F-box protein At1g47800, with protein sequence MQKNNPVPGDVVFEILLRLPAKSIGRFVCVSKLWERIIRGEDFVRWFSLRSSPKKQPRFLFAVNGRTKTCQEYFHFFSKQTLVEEKKPLPLAEFLSRYDPVNAQYKVLCLFTNVTRFRGHQVITLGGAQNWRTIQCPTPHLPLGPNSVCIDGVLYYTASGSFANMEQQLLVGFDLRSETLEIASILPKRGMGFNKLLNYHGKVALVTRAWGERYTFILWVLKDAKRQDWSKQRLSFSLNSIERKHHSCLKMLGVSEMGEFVYASIQFKELYVYFVDHKSNRVRSVELLGNTKHIIGNFDTSFLHHVETLMFI encoded by the exons ATGCAGAAGAATAATCCAGTTCCAGGGGACGTAGTGTTCGAGATTCTGTTGAGGTTGCCTGCCAAATCTATAGGCAGGTTCGTTTGCGTATCAAAGTTATGGGAAAGAATCATCCGCGGTGAGGATTTCGTGAGATGGTTCTCGTTACGGTCTTCCCCAAAGAAGCAGCCTCGCTTCCTCTTTGCTGTCAATGGTAGAACAAAGACTTGTCAAGAATACTTCCACTTTTTCTCCAAACAAACTCtggtggaagagaagaaaccacTTCCACTTGCTGAGTTTCTATCAA GATATGATCCGGTTAATGCCCAATACAAAGTCTTGTGCTTGTTCACCAATGTTACTCGGTTTCGTGGACATCAAGTGATCACATTGGGAGGAGCTCAAAATTGGAGAACGATCCAATGCCCCACTCCTCACCTTCCCTTAGGACCTAACTCTGTCTGCATAGATGGCGTTTTATATTACACTGCTTCCGGTTCCTTTGCCAACATGGAACAACAACTCTTGGTAGGGTTTGATTTGAGGTCTGAAACTTTGGAAATTGCTTCCATACTTCCCAAGAGGGGCATGGGTTTTAATAAGTTGCTTAACTACCATGGGAAAGTAGCTCTTGTCACTCGAGCGTGGGGTGAACGCTACACTTTCATTCTGTGGGTTCTAAAGGACGCCAAGAGACAAGATTGGTCGAAACAACGCCTATCTTTTTCTCTAAATAGTATTGAGAGAAAACATCATTCCTGTTTGAAAATGTTGGGCGTTTCTGAGATGGGAGAGTTTGTCTATGCATCCATCCAGTTTAAAGAGTTGTATGTTTACTTTGTGGATCACAAAAGCAACCGGGTTAGAAGTGTTGAGCTACTAGGAAACACCAAGCATATAATTGGAAATTTTGATACATCATTCTTACATCACGTAGAAACTCTTATGTTTATTTAG
- the LOC104768556 gene encoding heat stress transcription factor A-3-like: MSPKKDDFFSKPTPISVPPGSLHYVDTDTICSPPTPPLPMPLDILQGNQVPPFLSKTFDLVDDPTLDPVISWGLTGASFVVWDPLEFARTILPRNFKHNNFSSFVRQLNTYGFRKIDTDKWEFANEAFLRGKKHLLKNIQRRRSSPQSNQTCTSSSCSQSQGSPTEVGGEIEKLRKERRALMEEMVELQQQSRGTARHVDSVNQSLKAAEQRQKQLLSFLAKLFQNPGFLERLNNLKGREKGALGLEKATRKFIKHKQQQPQDSPTAGEMVKCEADDWERLLMYDEETENTLLSDQQGMTSSIGGADPKGKNLMNLSEEEMTEPDYLMTFPSPEGLVKQEETTWSIGFDTTIPAFSNTDVWGNTVDYNDVSEFGSVAETTSGGGGLPDVYWEQFAAGITETGFNWPSGDDDNTPMDDP; the protein is encoded by the exons ATGAGCccaaaaaaagatgattttttttccaaaccaactccaatttcAGTACCACCAGGGTCTCTCCACTACGTCGACACTGACACCATATGTTCTCCTCCTACTCCTCCACTCCCTATGCCACTAGACATCTTGCAAGGGAATCAAGTCCCTCCCTTTTTGTCCAAGACTTTTGATTTGGTTGATGACCCGACTCTTGACCCTGTCATCTCTTGGGGACTCACCGGTGCCAGTTTCGTCGTTTGGGATCCTCTCGAGTTCGCCAGGACCATTCTCCCTAGGAATTTCAAACATAACAATTTCTCCAGCTTCGTCAGACAGCTTAACACTTAT GGATTTCGAAAGATTGATACTGACAAATGGGAATTCGCTAACGAGGCTTTCCTTAGAGGCAAGAAGCATCTTCTCAAGAACATTCAACGTCGTCGATCATCACCACAATCCAACCAAACTTGCACTAGTAGTAGCTGCAGCCAAAGCCAAGGGTCACCTACTGAGGTTGGAGGAGAGATAGAGAAACTTAGGAAAGAGCGGCGTGCATTGATGGAGGAAATGGTTGAGCTTCAGCAGCAAAGCAGAGGTACAGCTCGCCACGTTGACTCTGTGAACCAGAGTCTGAAAGCTGCAGAGCAACGTCAGAAGCAGTTGCTCTCTTTCTTGGCTAAGTTGTTTCAGAACCCTGGTTTCTTGGAACGCCTCAATAACCtcaaaggaagagaaaaaggagCACTCGGATTGGAAAAGGCGACAAGGAAGTTCATCAAGCACAAACAGCAGCAGCCTCAGGATTCTCCAACAGCAGGGGAGATGGTGAAGTGTGAAGCTGATGATTGGGAGAGATTGCTAATGTATGACGAAGAGACTGAGAACACTCTACTCTCTGACCAACAAGGGATGACTTCAAGCATAGGAGGAGCTGATCCCAAAGGCAAGAACTTGATGAATCtatcagaagaagagatgaCAGAACCAGATTACTTAATGACCTTCCCATCTCCTGAAGGACTTGTCAAACAAGAAGAGACAACATGGAGTATAGGTTTTGATACTACAATACCAGCTTTCAGCAACACCGATGTATGGGGAAACACAGTGGACTATAACGATGTCTCAGAGTTTGGTTCTGTTGCAGAAACAacaagtggtggtggtggtttgCCTGATGTCTACTGGGAACAATTTGCTGCAGGAATCACAGAGACTGGATTCAACTGGCCaagtggtgatgatgataatacGCCAATGGATGATCCTTAA